The following proteins are co-located in the Agromyces laixinhei genome:
- a CDS encoding ABC-F family ATP-binding cassette domain-containing protein: MTVSITHSHHLRVDGLSVSYPDRRVFTDLGFAVAPGQRLGLIGENGAGKSTLLRLIAGEFERADAAASPGSNAETSGRIVRPRRTSLLAQELPFAPQERVGEVLEAALAEVRAIERELDAAATALASDAAEPSDAGDPAAARYSAALDAAEGAEVWSAEARRDELLEGLGVGDLGLDRRIVELSGGQRSRFALAALLLSAPDALLLDEPSNHLDDAAAAFLEDRLRAWRGPVVFASHDRAFLDRAATGLLDLDPGRAGALAHSASSHAASTASRDDALAASGGTVFGGGFSEFLDVKAKERVRWRRQYDDEQSELKQLRSDVGGAARRVAHGRAATDNDKFIRHFKGENVDQAVSRRVRNAELRLATLEREQVAKPPSPLVFAGIPSGSHALEESSGLLLQLSDVAVDGRLAIESLQVAPLTRLLVTGANGAGKSTLLNVLAGAQRVDDGLVHRRKGLRVQLLEQDVRFADLATSPRRLYERVLGERRAQQVPLGGLGLIAPRDESRPIGALSVGQQRRLALALVIARPPHVFLLDEPTNHLSLALATDLEEALGTYPGAVVIASHDRWLRRRWSGDELELAAGSRAPVAALR; the protein is encoded by the coding sequence ATGACTGTATCCATCACCCATTCCCACCATCTCCGTGTCGACGGCCTCTCCGTCTCGTATCCCGATCGACGCGTCTTCACCGACCTCGGTTTCGCGGTCGCACCGGGCCAACGCCTCGGACTGATCGGCGAGAACGGCGCCGGCAAGTCCACACTGCTCCGGCTCATCGCCGGCGAATTCGAGCGGGCGGATGCCGCGGCATCGCCCGGCTCGAACGCCGAGACCTCGGGCCGCATCGTGCGGCCGCGGCGCACGTCGCTGCTCGCCCAGGAGCTGCCGTTCGCACCGCAGGAGCGCGTCGGCGAGGTGCTCGAGGCGGCCCTCGCCGAGGTGCGGGCGATCGAACGCGAACTCGACGCCGCGGCGACCGCGCTCGCGAGTGACGCCGCCGAGCCGAGTGACGCGGGCGACCCGGCGGCCGCCCGATACTCCGCCGCGCTCGACGCCGCGGAAGGCGCCGAGGTCTGGAGCGCCGAGGCCCGCCGCGACGAGCTCCTCGAGGGGCTCGGCGTCGGCGATCTCGGCCTCGACCGGCGCATCGTCGAACTCTCGGGGGGTCAGCGCTCGAGGTTCGCGCTCGCAGCCCTGCTGCTGAGCGCCCCCGACGCGCTGCTCCTCGACGAGCCGTCGAACCATCTCGATGACGCCGCGGCGGCGTTTCTCGAGGATCGGCTCCGCGCGTGGCGCGGGCCGGTGGTGTTCGCGAGCCACGACCGCGCGTTTCTCGACCGGGCGGCCACCGGCCTGCTCGACCTCGACCCGGGGCGGGCGGGCGCGCTCGCCCACTCTGCGTCGAGCCACGCCGCATCGACCGCGTCGCGTGATGACGCGCTCGCAGCTTCGGGCGGCACCGTCTTCGGCGGCGGGTTCAGCGAATTCCTCGATGTCAAGGCGAAGGAGCGAGTGCGCTGGCGGCGCCAGTACGACGACGAGCAGTCGGAGTTGAAACAGCTTCGCAGCGATGTCGGCGGCGCCGCTCGTCGCGTCGCCCATGGCCGAGCGGCCACCGACAACGACAAGTTCATCCGCCACTTCAAGGGCGAGAACGTCGATCAGGCGGTCTCGCGCCGAGTGCGCAACGCCGAGCTGCGACTCGCGACGCTCGAGCGCGAGCAGGTGGCGAAGCCGCCGTCGCCCCTGGTGTTCGCCGGCATCCCGTCGGGCTCCCACGCGCTCGAGGAGTCATCCGGTCTGCTCCTGCAGCTGTCGGATGTCGCGGTCGACGGCCGCCTCGCGATCGAGTCGCTGCAGGTTGCTCCGCTCACGCGGCTGCTCGTGACGGGCGCCAACGGCGCGGGCAAGTCGACGCTCCTGAATGTGCTCGCGGGGGCGCAGCGCGTCGACGACGGTCTCGTGCACCGGCGCAAGGGGCTGCGCGTGCAGCTGCTCGAGCAGGACGTGCGCTTCGCCGACCTCGCCACCTCACCTCGGCGTCTCTACGAGCGGGTGCTCGGCGAGCGGCGTGCCCAGCAGGTGCCGCTCGGCGGCCTCGGGCTCATCGCCCCGCGCGACGAGTCGCGCCCGATCGGCGCGCTCTCGGTCGGGCAGCAGCGCCGGCTCGCGCTCGCGCTCGTGATCGCCCGGCCACCGCACGTGTTCCTGCTCGATGAGCCGACGAACCACCTCTCACTGGCCCTCGCGACCGACCTCGAGGAGGCGCTCGGAACCTACCCCGGTGCCGTCGTCATCGCGAGCCACGATCGCTGGCTCCGTCGCCGGTGGTCGGGCGACGAACTCGAGCTCGCCGCGGGCAGCAGGGCGCCGGTCGCGGCGCTCCGATGA
- a CDS encoding MerR family transcriptional regulator — protein sequence MRISALAAEAGLPVATVKYYLREGLLQPGTVTSATQASYDAGHVRRLRLVRALTGPVGLSVQQARAVIELVDEPGDDLYAALGLAVGALPPAGADPVDAVDPFPRARAALEALGQVYDPEFAAVAQLERALVAAADAGLPISDERLARYGAAARDLADFDLERMPPDAHAAVEYTVLGTALYEPVLLALRRLAHQDAAVRRLGRES from the coding sequence ATGCGCATCTCCGCACTCGCCGCCGAGGCGGGTCTGCCGGTCGCGACCGTCAAGTACTACCTGCGCGAGGGGCTCTTGCAACCGGGCACCGTGACCTCGGCCACGCAGGCCAGCTACGACGCGGGCCACGTACGCCGGCTCCGGCTCGTGCGCGCGCTGACCGGGCCCGTCGGTCTGAGCGTGCAGCAGGCGCGCGCGGTGATCGAGCTCGTCGACGAGCCCGGCGATGATCTCTATGCCGCACTCGGGCTCGCCGTCGGTGCGCTGCCGCCGGCCGGCGCCGATCCGGTCGATGCGGTCGATCCGTTCCCTCGGGCGCGCGCTGCGCTCGAGGCGCTCGGGCAGGTCTACGACCCCGAGTTCGCCGCCGTCGCCCAGCTCGAGCGCGCGCTCGTCGCCGCGGCAGACGCCGGTCTGCCGATCAGCGATGAACGGCTCGCACGGTACGGCGCCGCCGCGCGCGACCTCGCCGACTTCGACCTCGAACGGATGCCGCCGGACGCCCACGCCGCCGTCGAGTACACCGTGCTCGGCACCGCGTTGTACGAACCGGTGCTCCTCGCCCTCCGGCGTCTCGCGCATCAGGACGCCGCAGTGCGACGCCTCGGCCGCGAGAGCTGA
- a CDS encoding aspartate kinase, with protein MSLIVQKFGGSSVADAESIKRVAKRIVEARKAGNDVVVAVSAMGDSTDELLDLANEVTPIPAPRELDMLLSAGERISMALLAMAIKSMGHDARSFTGSQAGMITDATHGAARIVDVTPVRLREALDDGAVVIVAGFQGFNRDTRDITTLGRGGSDTTAVALAAALGADVCEIYTDVDGVFTSDPRIVKKARKLDRITSEEMLELAASGAKVLHIRAVEYARRHGVTLHVRSSFNNSEGTVVYDPARLPEGEAVEESVIAGVAVDLTEAKITVVGVPDKPGVAAKIFKIVAGTGANVDMIVQNVSAASTGRTDISFTLPKSDGERALTALAGSQEAIGFLSLQYDDQIGKLSLVGAAMRSAAGVSARLFEALYTAGINIEMISTSEIRISVVTRADSVNDAARAVHSAFELDGDDDAIVHAGTGR; from the coding sequence GTGAGCTTGATCGTGCAGAAGTTCGGCGGATCCTCCGTCGCCGATGCGGAGAGCATCAAGCGGGTCGCCAAGCGCATCGTCGAGGCCCGAAAGGCGGGCAACGACGTCGTCGTGGCGGTCTCCGCGATGGGCGACTCGACCGACGAACTCCTCGACCTCGCGAACGAGGTCACGCCGATCCCGGCGCCGCGCGAGCTCGACATGCTGCTCTCGGCGGGCGAGCGGATCTCGATGGCGCTCCTCGCGATGGCGATCAAGAGCATGGGCCACGATGCGCGTTCGTTCACGGGCAGCCAGGCCGGCATGATCACGGATGCCACGCACGGCGCCGCCCGCATCGTCGACGTCACTCCCGTGCGTCTGCGCGAAGCGCTCGACGACGGCGCGGTCGTCATCGTTGCGGGCTTCCAGGGCTTCAACCGCGACACCCGTGACATCACGACGCTCGGCCGCGGCGGCAGCGACACGACGGCGGTCGCGCTCGCGGCGGCGCTGGGGGCCGACGTGTGCGAGATCTACACCGATGTCGACGGTGTGTTCACCTCCGACCCGCGCATCGTGAAGAAGGCGCGCAAGCTCGACCGCATCACCAGCGAGGAGATGCTCGAGCTCGCGGCATCCGGAGCCAAGGTCCTGCACATCCGAGCCGTGGAATATGCTCGCCGCCACGGCGTGACCCTGCATGTGCGCTCGTCGTTCAACAACAGCGAGGGGACCGTCGTCTACGACCCCGCGCGCCTTCCCGAAGGAGAAGCTGTGGAAGAGTCCGTCATCGCAGGTGTCGCGGTCGATCTCACCGAGGCCAAGATCACGGTCGTCGGCGTGCCCGACAAGCCGGGGGTCGCCGCGAAGATCTTCAAGATCGTCGCAGGCACGGGTGCGAACGTCGACATGATCGTGCAGAACGTCTCGGCGGCCTCGACCGGTCGCACCGACATCTCGTTCACCCTTCCGAAGTCCGACGGCGAGCGTGCGCTCACGGCGCTCGCGGGCTCGCAGGAGGCGATCGGCTTCCTCTCGCTGCAATACGACGACCAGATCGGCAAGCTCTCCCTGGTCGGCGCCGCGATGCGTTCGGCCGCTGGGGTCTCTGCGCGCCTGTTCGAGGCGCTCTACACCGCCGGCATCAACATCGAGATGATCTCGACGAGCGAGATCCGCATCTCCGTCGTGACGCGCGCCGACAGCGTCAACGACGCCGCACGTGCTGTGCACTCGGCGTTCGAGCTCGACGGCGACGACGACGCGATCGTGCACGCGGGCACCGGTCGCTGA
- a CDS encoding aspartate-semialdehyde dehydrogenase: MATNGVNIGVVGATGQVGAVVRRLLEERDFPVASIRYFASARSAGSTLPWKGEEIVIEDASTADPSGLDIAIFSAGATLSKAQAPRFAAAGVTVVDNSSGWRMDPEVPLVVSEVNPHAIDQAVKGIIANPNCTTMAAMPVLKVLHDEAGLERLIVSTYQAVSGAGLAGGEELLEQARAAVAQDAIGLVQDGSAVEFPAPEKFPRTIAFDVIPLAGSIVDDGDLETDEEKKLRNESRKILELPGLRVAGTCVRVPVFTGHSLSLHVEFANEITPERATELLAAAPGVELSDVPTPLQAAGSDPSFVGRIRRDQSAPEGKGLVLFVSNDNLRKGAALNAVQIAELVAAKAPAAV, from the coding sequence ATGGCTACCAACGGAGTGAACATCGGCGTGGTCGGCGCGACGGGCCAGGTCGGCGCGGTCGTGCGGCGCCTGCTCGAGGAGCGCGACTTCCCGGTCGCCTCGATCCGCTACTTCGCAAGTGCACGCTCTGCCGGGTCGACGCTGCCGTGGAAGGGCGAGGAGATCGTCATCGAAGACGCCTCGACTGCCGACCCGAGCGGCCTCGACATCGCGATCTTCTCCGCCGGCGCGACGCTCTCGAAGGCACAGGCGCCGCGGTTCGCCGCCGCGGGCGTCACGGTCGTCGACAATTCGAGCGGATGGCGCATGGACCCCGAGGTTCCGCTCGTCGTCAGCGAGGTGAATCCGCACGCGATCGACCAGGCGGTGAAGGGCATCATCGCGAACCCGAACTGCACGACCATGGCCGCGATGCCCGTGCTCAAGGTGCTGCACGACGAAGCCGGGCTCGAACGACTCATCGTGAGCACGTACCAGGCGGTCTCGGGTGCCGGTCTCGCCGGCGGCGAAGAGCTCCTCGAGCAGGCGCGGGCCGCGGTCGCTCAGGATGCGATCGGACTCGTACAGGACGGTTCGGCGGTGGAGTTCCCCGCGCCCGAGAAGTTCCCGCGCACGATCGCCTTCGATGTGATCCCGCTGGCGGGTTCGATCGTCGACGACGGCGACCTCGAGACCGATGAAGAGAAGAAGCTCCGCAACGAGAGCCGGAAGATCCTCGAGCTGCCTGGCCTGCGTGTCGCGGGCACTTGCGTGCGCGTGCCGGTCTTCACGGGCCACTCGCTCTCGCTCCACGTCGAGTTCGCGAACGAGATCACGCCCGAGCGTGCGACCGAGCTGCTCGCGGCCGCTCCCGGCGTCGAGCTCTCCGACGTGCCCACGCCGCTGCAGGCGGCCGGCTCCGACCCGAGCTTCGTCGGACGCATCCGCCGCGACCAGTCGGCGCCAGAGGGCAAGGGCCTCGTGCTCTTCGTCTCGAACGACAACCTGCGAAAGGGTGCGGCGCTGAACGCCGTGCAGATCGCGGAGCTCGTCGCCGCGAAGGCGCCCGCGGCGGTCTGA
- a CDS encoding VOC family protein → MAIPQRFSLVTLGVADVEAATAFYHRLGWREAPSSVSGEVVFFATPGGVLALWETAELAKDAALPTMHANAPAFRAVALAINLDSPEAVDDAVGDWVLAGGSISKAAGPTEWGGYSGYVADPDGNLWELAHNPSWPLDERGLPMLGGA, encoded by the coding sequence ATGGCCATTCCCCAGCGCTTCTCGCTCGTCACGCTCGGCGTCGCCGACGTCGAGGCCGCCACGGCGTTCTACCACCGGCTCGGCTGGCGCGAAGCGCCGTCGTCGGTGTCCGGCGAGGTCGTCTTCTTCGCCACGCCGGGCGGCGTGCTCGCCCTGTGGGAGACGGCCGAGCTTGCGAAGGATGCGGCGCTCCCGACCATGCACGCGAACGCCCCCGCCTTCCGCGCCGTCGCCCTCGCGATCAACCTCGATTCGCCCGAAGCGGTCGACGATGCCGTCGGCGACTGGGTGCTCGCGGGCGGCTCGATCTCCAAGGCGGCCGGCCCAACCGAGTGGGGCGGGTACAGCGGCTACGTCGCCGACCCCGACGGCAACCTCTGGGAGCTCGCCCACAACCCGTCGTGGCCGCTCGACGAGCGGGGCCTGCCGATGCTGGGCGGTGCATGA
- a CDS encoding nuclear transport factor 2 family protein produces MASNGAKWVAGYVAAWKSNDPGQIGALFTDDARYLTSPDSEPRVGRDAIVAGWLDDLDEPGSWAFDWHIVHEDDGFVVIEGRTEYPADRDFLNLWIVRLADDGRATEYTEWYMPRPHEG; encoded by the coding sequence ATGGCGAGCAACGGTGCGAAGTGGGTCGCGGGGTACGTCGCGGCGTGGAAGTCCAACGATCCCGGGCAGATCGGAGCGTTGTTCACCGACGACGCACGATATCTCACGAGCCCCGATTCCGAGCCGCGGGTCGGTCGAGACGCGATCGTCGCGGGCTGGCTCGACGACCTCGACGAGCCCGGCTCATGGGCGTTCGACTGGCACATCGTGCATGAAGACGATGGCTTCGTCGTGATCGAGGGGCGCACCGAGTATCCGGCCGACCGCGACTTCCTGAACCTCTGGATCGTGCGTCTCGCCGACGACGGCCGGGCGACCGAGTACACCGAGTGGTACATGCCGAGGCCGCACGAGGGCTGA
- a CDS encoding malate:quinone oxidoreductase has product MSATLGSLLSRLQPDWTIRVYERLGEVAQESSNAWNNAGTGHAALCELNYMPEQPDGTVSASKAVAINEQFQISRQYWSYLVEQGALPEPQNFINTAPHMTFVKGNANIEYLKKRVAALREQPLFPDLEYTEDLERIAEWTPLLAKKRNPKARVAATRTVAGTDVDFGALTTFLFRDIETRGAEIATNHQVTRLKRQKNGTWKLHLRHLVGNTPKVVNARFVFVGAGGGALALLQHSGIPEIKGFGGFPISGQFFRTTNPKLVAQHHAKVYGKAAKGAPPMSVPHLDTRVVDGETALLFGPYAGFTPKFLKTSTWFDLPFSVRLHNLGPMLQVAFKNFDLVKYLVSELLASRDKKLAALRQFMPTAKSEDWELITAGQRVQVMKKDPEKGGVLQFGTEVITGADGSIAGLLGASPGASTAAPIMLDVLGRCFPGRMAEWEPKLREMMPSHGTLLSGNADAAATSLAETAKVLELTA; this is encoded by the coding sequence ATGAGCGCCACGCTCGGCTCCCTGCTCTCGCGACTCCAACCCGACTGGACGATCCGCGTCTACGAACGCCTCGGCGAGGTTGCACAGGAGTCGTCGAACGCGTGGAACAACGCGGGAACCGGTCACGCCGCGCTCTGCGAGCTCAACTACATGCCCGAGCAGCCCGATGGAACCGTCAGCGCGAGCAAAGCCGTCGCGATCAACGAGCAGTTCCAGATCAGCCGGCAGTACTGGTCGTACCTCGTCGAGCAGGGCGCGCTGCCAGAACCGCAGAACTTCATCAACACCGCGCCGCACATGACGTTCGTCAAGGGCAATGCCAACATCGAGTACCTGAAGAAGCGCGTCGCCGCCCTGCGGGAGCAACCGCTCTTCCCCGACCTCGAGTACACCGAAGACCTCGAGCGCATCGCCGAGTGGACTCCGCTCCTCGCGAAGAAGCGCAATCCCAAGGCGCGCGTCGCCGCGACCCGCACGGTCGCCGGTACCGACGTCGACTTCGGTGCTCTCACCACGTTCCTCTTTCGCGACATCGAGACGCGCGGCGCCGAGATCGCCACGAACCACCAGGTCACCCGCCTCAAGCGTCAGAAGAACGGCACGTGGAAGCTCCACCTGCGCCACCTCGTCGGCAACACCCCCAAGGTCGTCAACGCGCGCTTCGTCTTCGTTGGTGCGGGCGGCGGCGCGCTGGCCCTGCTGCAGCATTCGGGCATTCCCGAGATCAAGGGCTTCGGCGGCTTCCCGATCTCGGGCCAGTTCTTCCGTACGACGAACCCCAAACTCGTCGCACAGCACCACGCGAAGGTCTACGGCAAGGCCGCGAAGGGTGCGCCGCCGATGTCGGTGCCGCACCTCGACACCCGGGTCGTCGACGGCGAGACCGCGCTGCTCTTCGGGCCATACGCCGGCTTCACGCCGAAGTTCCTGAAGACCTCGACGTGGTTCGACCTGCCGTTCTCGGTGCGACTGCACAACCTCGGCCCGATGCTGCAGGTCGCGTTCAAGAACTTCGACCTCGTGAAGTACCTCGTCTCGGAGCTGCTCGCCTCACGCGACAAGAAGCTCGCGGCACTTCGCCAGTTCATGCCCACAGCCAAGAGCGAGGACTGGGAGCTCATCACGGCCGGCCAGCGCGTGCAGGTCATGAAGAAAGATCCGGAGAAGGGCGGCGTGCTGCAGTTCGGCACCGAGGTCATCACCGGAGCCGACGGCAGCATCGCGGGCCTGCTCGGCGCCTCGCCCGGCGCATCGACCGCCGCGCCCATCATGCTCGACGTGCTCGGCCGCTGCTTCCCGGGCCGCATGGCCGAGTGGGAGCCCAAGCTGCGCGAGATGATGCCGAGCCACGGCACACTGCTCTCAGGCAACGCGGATGCCGCGGCGACGTCGCTGGCCGAGACCGCGAAGGTGCTCGAACTCACGGCGTAG